From one Plasmodium coatneyi strain Hackeri chromosome 9, complete sequence genomic stretch:
- a CDS encoding Palmitoyltransferase encodes MNNFLSFLFVTLLSAFIYICYLYCLQNEYLNSYGRTVRIILGVMSAPFFVCYYWSFIKFSFNNPGYVDTTWEANAEENNIPIEKRKIRNYTPNKYTICDKCNFLVRPERAHHCRSCKRCVLKMDHHCPWIGTCVGERNLKFFFLFLFYGLLTTLYIAITISPKFILALQESESNKVIIR; translated from the exons atgaataattttctgtctttccttttcgtgaCACTTTTGAGCgccttcatttatatatgttaccTAT ACTGCCTTCAAAATGAATACCTAAACAGTTACGGTCGCACCGTGCGCATAATCTTGGGAGTAATGagcgcccctttttttgtatgctaCTATTGGTCCTTTATAAAATTCTCCTTTAACAACCCTGGATATGTGGACACCACGTGGGAAG CAAACgcagaagaaaataacatACCGAtcgaaaagaggaaaattagGAATTACACACCAAATAAGTACACCATCTGTGACAAGTGCAACTTTCTCGTGAGACCAGAGAGGGCCCACCATTGCCGG TCCTGCAAGAGATGCGTTCTGAAGATGGACCACCACTGCCCATGGATAGGCACCTGCGTGGGAGAAAGGAACTTAaagttctttttcctctttttgttctACGGGCTGCTCACAACGCTATACATTGCTATTACCATTAGCCCTAAGTTTATACTGGCTCTACAGGAAAGCGAAAGTAACAAGGTAATAATCCGGTGA
- a CDS encoding Variable surface protein Vir7-like protein has product MRNSLQSILEDYPDISDFKDKIACAWYYIDEIVGSSSILPYDHRCDYFYYWLGDLISNKLKMNSGSFPTVMNLIYGKLPKKKNARECNLIYSNIKKEQFDNMKKIYDHSQDYSTIKQRLEQSGSRCTEELKQYMEVIYSTYDTVQKECDGKSDGPCNSFEQKYKDSCSRKFAQLSCSEGISAATAAVSSILGVAALPLTTFFLYKYDLLPSAIKNTFFRGGGRGSTNNNRRKGRSTSRNEFDTLTSMDGASTFDSTDLSTAYSAAAYSTEDSTVYGGRPPSRGKEGRTNNRRPGNMKNISYQ; this is encoded by the exons ATGCGAAATAGTCTGCAAAGTATATTAGAGGATTACCCAGATATTAGTGACTTCAAGGACAAAATTGCATGTGCATGGTATTATATAGACGAAATAGTAGGAAGTAGTAGTATATTACCTTATGACCATCGATGTGACTATTTCTATTACTGGCTAGGTGATTTAATTTCTAACAAATTGAAGATGAACTCAGGTTCATTTCCGACCGTTATGAATTTGATCTACGGAAAATTaccgaagaagaaaaatgcaaggGAGTGTAACCTTATTTATAGTAATATTAAGAAAGAACAGTTTgataacatgaaaaaaatatatgaccaCTCCCAAGACTACAGCACTATTAAACAACGGCTGGAGCAATCTGGATCCCGATGTACTGAGGAACTTAAACAATACATGGAAGTTATTTATTCAACCTATGATACTGTTCAAAAGGAATGTGATGGTAAGAGTGATGGCCCTTGTAATAGTTTTGAACAGAAGTATAAAGATTCCTGTAGTAGGAAGTTTGCACAATTATCCTGTTCGGAAGGAATAAGTGCAGCCACCGCTGCTGTGTCGTCCATCCTAGGAGTAGCAGCATTACCACtaaccacattttttttatataag taTGACCTTTTACCTTCTGCAATAAAAAACACCTTCTTTCGCGGAGGAGGACGAGGAAGCACAAATaacaatagaagaaaaggaagatccACTAGCAGGAATGAATTTGACACTCTAACTTCAATGGACGGCGCCTCCACATTCGATTCAACGGACCTCTCGACAGCATATTCAGCAGCAGCATATTCGACAGAGGATTCTACCGTATATGGTGGACGACCACCATccagaggaaaggaaggaagaacaaataatagaagaCCAGGAAACATGaagaatattagttatcaa
- a CDS encoding CYIR protein — translation MSETAPAETAGETYLKSANLGHLDSKLRFYNSFGRGSKYCSYGQHMGKAKGKLNACAEINDEVEKIADILCYVTTVNGEDSLRDDRCGFLYYWLGSKIWAKVNNNSSKFLDVMGKIYAALEQFGVKDNCTLLYKDTPNIDQQLFEKWKIIFDFSYDFNGIKAKLERSKNSCDEGYYKHLEGAKEAFVAINRGCKSKGDDDPYCKEFIFKYGKDSDINPLTLTNSGTYESTYTPPQGTEQKVNVYKGVELKLTYAPEYAAALSSKKQQASREQTQDSEDDLGSETHHQQHGAPKSAPATVVQVSTTTTNINNNTRKFNPAPLLLSYLE, via the exons ATGTCCGAAACCGCACCAGCAGAAACTGCGGGAGAAACATACTTGAAG AGCGCGAACTTAGGACACTTAGACTCTAAGTTACGTTTCTATAACAGCTTCGGTAGAGGGTCAAAGTATTGTAGTTATGGACAGCACATgggaaaagcaaaagggaaattgAACGCATGCGCTGAAATTAATGATGAAGTCGAAAAAATTGCGGACATATTGTGCTACGTGACTACAGTAAACGGGGAAGATTCGTTACGTGATGATCGTTGTGGTTTCCTCTATTATTGGCTTGGGAGTAAAATATGGGCAAAagtgaataataatagtagtaaaTTTTTAGATGttatgggaaaaatatatgctgcATTGGAGCAATTTGGTGTTAAGGACAATTGCACACTTCTATACAAAGACACTCCTAACATTGACCAACAGCTCTTCGAGAAATGGAAAATCATATTCGACTTCTCCTATGACTTTAATGGTATAAAGGCGAAACTAGAACGTTCTAAGAACTCCTGTGATGAAGGTTATTACAAACACTTAGAAGGGGCTAAGGAAGCATTTGTTGCTATAAATAGGGGGTGTAAGAGCAAAGGGGACGATGATCCATATTGCAAGGAATTCATATTCAAGTATGGGAAGGACAGTGATATAAACCCACTAACATTAACAAATAGCGGAACATATGAGTCAACATATACACCACCACAGGGAACTGAACAGAAGGTTAATGTTTATAAGGGAGTTGAACTAAAACTGACTTATGCACCAGAATATGCAGCTGCTCTTAGTTCTAAGAAGCAGCAAGCAAGTAGAGAACAAACACAGGACAGTGAAGATGACCTAGGCAGTGAAACACATCACCAGCAACATGGTGCTCCGAAATCTGCTCCTGCAACTGTCGTCCAGGTCAgtacaacaacaacgaaTATCAACAACAATACTAGGAAATTTAATCCtgctccccttcttctttcttatttagagtga
- a CDS encoding Calcineurin-like phosphoesterase — MKRCFHSTSKGDGVGEFLGVSAKVTIGNHGKDDFLLKTLAIDKKKLDPSYFEKYDNIKWEGEIIAIGDIHGDIESLKLILRHANLINENDEWVAENVLLVQVGDVLDRGIYGPLIYDYLFQLQKEAPLKKSRVLLIMGNHEQLNLCGYFNYVNEKEVEIFFKNNFNNRFFHFVSTEGAYFKKLILLPAIAKVNDILFVHAGINKKISSLSLHTIRLKTRLQIENMCRILSYDKSMNYVSRNGVLWYDHISRTAPYDEKEACSILSHVFNNYKAKYLVVGHTKQLTHGITSYCNGGLFLIDTGMSLFMNNGQPYPNYLVAENGNFKSVHLNVEVNKKGKDCDLLEIELNNPNKQSFCVHARETLLSSPSEG, encoded by the exons ATGAAGAGGTGCTTCCACTCCACTTCCAAGGGAG ACGGAGTGGGGGAATTTCTTGGCGTATCCGCAAAGGTAACCATAGGCAATCACGGGAAGGACGATTTTTTACTAAAAACGTTAGCAATAGACAAAAAGAAACTGGACCCTTCCTACTTTGAAAAGTATGATAACATAAAATgggagggggaaataatTGCCATCGGGGACATTCATGGAGATATAGAAAGTCTGAAGCTGATTTTACGACATGCAAATTTAATaaacgaaaatgatgaatGGGTTGCAGAAAATGTATTGCTAGTTCAGGTGGGAGATGTACTAGACAGAGGGATTTATGGTCCATTAATCTATGACTATCTGTTTCAGTTACAAAAGGAAGCACctttgaaaaaaagcagagtCCTATTAATCATGGGCAATCACGAACAACTAAATCTGTGCGGATATTTCAATTACGTAAATGAGAAAGaagtggaaatattttttaaaaataattttaacaacagattcttccattttgtgtccACTGAAGGGGCGTATTTCAAAAAGTTAATTCTCCTACCAGCAATTGCAAAAGTGAAtgatattttatttgttcacgcagggataaataaaaaaatttcttcacttAGCCTACACACCATACGTTTAAAGACGAGGCTACAAATTGAGAACATGTGTAGAATTCTCAGTTATGATAAATCCATGAACTACGTAAGTCGGAACGGAGTGCTTTGGTATGACCACATTTCACGCACAGCTCCGTACGATGAGAAGGAGGCCTGCTCAATTTTATCTCACGTTTTTAACAACTACAAGGCAAAATATTTAGTCGTAGGGCACACTAAACAACTGACACATGGAATAACCTCCTACTGCAATGGTGGTCTTTTTCTCATAGACACTGGGATGAGCCTTTTCATGAACAACGGACAGCCGTATCCAAACTACCTCGTCGCGGAAAATGGGAACTTCAAGTCAGTTCACTTAAACGTTGaggtaaataaaaagggcAAAGACTGCGATTTGTTGGAGATAGAATTGAACAACCCAAACAAGCAGAGTTTCTGCGTCCACGCGAGGGAAACGCTTTTGTCTTCCCCGAGTGAAGGTTGA
- a CDS encoding SICA antigen, with translation MAGTAAGIGLALPLSASAKEPLLPAWFGLGFGLSLGGGVGSCLRLALRSKVYFGLEQLPDHVGQQDGTHEYTLVKERKPRSVSTGTKTSKKTAARRRVGRRMIIDIHLEVLDECQKGDLNSTKEDFFEILVQEFMGSKFMKEESAPTEDVPKEQVPS, from the exons ATGGCGGGCACAGCAGCGGGGATAGGGCTAGCACTACCATTATCAGCATCGGCAAAAgaaccactactaccagcttgGTTTGGATTGGGATTTGGTTTGAGTTTGGGTGGTGGTGTTGGATC ATGTTTACGTTTGGCACTTAGGTCAAAAGTA tatttTGGACTAG AACAACTCCCTGATCATGTGGGACAGCAGGATGGtacacatgaatataccttagtaaaggaacgaaaaccaAGATCTGTTTCAACGGGAACGAAGACGTCAAAAAAAACTGCTGCTCGTCGCCGTGTtggtcgccgcatgattattgatattcatttagaagtcttagacgaatgtcaaaaaggggatctgaattcgacgaaggaagacttttttgaaatattagttcaagaatttatgggatcAAAATtcatgaaagaagaaagtgctCCTacggaagatgttcctaaggagcaggttccaagttaa